One window from the genome of Cyclobacterium amurskyense encodes:
- the hemH gene encoding ferrochelatase, translating to MNKSKSKTGILLVNLGTPDSPETADVRKYLKEFLMDERVLDIPFLSRWMLVNFIIAPFRSPKSAKEYRKLWTERGSPLLFHTQDLKDKLVPLLDKDKYQVEIAMRYQSPSIEDGLKALNKANVKEIVVLPLFPQYASASNGSVIEKVMELAREWQIIPGIRFISNFVDHPLFLEAWAELGRRLMAEGEYDRYLFSYHGLPERQILKGAVDGYCQLNGKCCATYHKKNQYCYRAQSFHTTRLISEKLQLPQEKVLTSFQSRLGKDPWIKPYTDELIKEMAADGVKKVMVFSPAFVADCLETTVEVGQEYRDLFIELGGEKWDLVPSLNSEDTWVECVKDLVTKVE from the coding sequence ATGAATAAAAGCAAATCCAAAACTGGTATTTTGTTGGTCAACCTGGGAACCCCTGACAGCCCTGAGACTGCTGATGTAAGGAAGTACCTCAAAGAATTTTTGATGGATGAAAGGGTGCTCGACATCCCATTCTTATCAAGATGGATGTTGGTCAATTTCATTATTGCACCTTTCCGATCGCCAAAGTCAGCCAAGGAATACCGCAAACTATGGACAGAGAGAGGTTCCCCTTTGCTTTTTCATACCCAAGACCTGAAAGACAAGCTTGTTCCATTGCTTGACAAAGACAAGTACCAGGTAGAAATAGCCATGAGGTACCAATCACCAAGTATTGAGGATGGGTTGAAAGCATTGAATAAAGCCAATGTTAAAGAAATAGTAGTTTTACCACTATTCCCTCAGTATGCCTCTGCAAGTAATGGTTCAGTGATTGAGAAGGTCATGGAACTGGCTAGAGAATGGCAGATAATCCCTGGAATAAGGTTTATAAGTAATTTTGTAGACCATCCCCTATTTCTTGAAGCTTGGGCAGAATTGGGAAGAAGGTTAATGGCAGAAGGAGAATACGACCGTTATCTCTTTTCTTATCACGGCCTTCCCGAAAGACAAATTCTAAAGGGAGCAGTAGATGGATATTGTCAGTTGAACGGAAAATGCTGTGCGACCTACCATAAAAAGAATCAATATTGTTATCGAGCGCAAAGCTTCCATACCACACGTTTGATTTCGGAAAAACTACAGTTGCCTCAAGAAAAGGTACTCACTTCTTTCCAATCCCGGTTGGGTAAGGATCCATGGATCAAACCTTATACCGATGAGCTAATAAAAGAAATGGCTGCAGATGGTGTGAAAAAGGTAATGGTTTTCTCCCCAGCTTTTGTGGCTGACTGCTTGGAAACTACCGTAGAAGTAGGACAGGAATACCGTGATCTCTTTATAGAGTTGGGTGGAGAAAAATGGGATTTGGTCCCTAGTTTGAATTCCGAAGACACTTGGGTAGAATGTGTAAAAGACCTGGTAACAAAAGTAGAATAG
- a CDS encoding phosphonate degradation HD-domain oxygenase — protein MSKLSPELKINEVFSLYESYGNADYIGEPVSQIEHMSQAAQMAEEEGYGKEVILAAFFHDLGHLFSQREELEQMEGYGVMDHEKLGADYLRKLGFPEIVARLVESHVEAKRYLTYKDPVYFKKLSEASKKTLTFQGGVMTAEEAEAFESDPEHKLILKMREWDERAKETGIPVPKLDAYKKMALELLT, from the coding sequence ATGTCGAAATTGTCTCCTGAGCTCAAGATTAATGAAGTTTTTTCCTTGTATGAATCCTATGGGAATGCTGACTATATAGGAGAGCCAGTCTCTCAAATAGAACACATGAGTCAGGCTGCACAGATGGCAGAAGAGGAAGGTTATGGGAAGGAAGTAATATTGGCTGCTTTTTTTCATGACCTCGGCCATTTGTTTTCCCAAAGAGAGGAATTGGAGCAAATGGAAGGCTACGGGGTGATGGACCATGAAAAATTAGGGGCAGACTACTTACGCAAATTGGGTTTTCCTGAAATAGTTGCTCGCTTAGTAGAGAGCCATGTGGAGGCCAAGCGCTACCTTACTTATAAAGATCCGGTCTATTTCAAAAAGCTGTCCGAAGCAAGTAAAAAAACCTTAACATTTCAAGGAGGTGTAATGACCGCAGAAGAGGCTGAGGCTTTTGAATCCGATCCAGAGCATAAGTTGATTCTTAAAATGCGCGAATGGGATGAAAGGGCTAAAGAAACAGGCATACCAGTGCCCAAACTTGATGCATATAAAAAAATGGCCCTGGAATTATTAACCTAA
- a CDS encoding HAD family hydrolase, which yields MKTPIKLAVFDMAGTTINSDTVVPQLLLKAFNQHGFHKLSIEAINSEMGYSIPDAIRKLLSTHSSYQKELSDIIIEKIYITFKTGIKNHFLSNPVISPVEDALEVFETLQQLGIKIGLNTNLNRSSANFLLEGAGWLNHPLIDITVCSDEVCKGRPHPDMILQMMAALGIGSPSEIIKIGDSVADILEGQQSGCLLSIGITNAYFSYDDLMTAQPSHVLNSLSDIIPIVKRELENISE from the coding sequence ATGAAAACCCCAATTAAATTGGCTGTCTTTGATATGGCAGGAACTACAATTAATAGTGATACTGTAGTACCGCAGCTATTATTAAAAGCATTTAACCAACATGGTTTTCACAAACTCAGTATAGAGGCAATCAATTCAGAAATGGGCTATTCCATTCCTGATGCCATAAGGAAATTACTATCAACCCATTCAAGCTATCAAAAAGAGTTATCGGACATCATTATTGAAAAGATTTATATTACTTTCAAAACGGGAATAAAGAATCATTTTCTCTCAAACCCAGTCATTTCTCCTGTGGAAGATGCCCTGGAAGTTTTTGAGACATTGCAACAATTAGGAATAAAAATAGGCCTTAATACCAACTTGAATCGAAGTAGCGCCAACTTTCTTTTGGAAGGAGCGGGATGGTTGAATCACCCATTAATTGACATAACCGTATGCAGTGACGAAGTTTGCAAAGGCAGGCCTCATCCAGACATGATTTTGCAAATGATGGCTGCCTTAGGAATAGGCAGCCCATCAGAAATAATCAAAATAGGGGATTCTGTTGCGGATATTCTGGAAGGTCAACAATCAGGTTGCCTTTTAAGTATTGGAATAACTAATGCTTACTTTAGTTATGATGACTTGATGACCGCCCAACCTAGCCATGTACTAAACTCTCTTTCCGATATCATCCCAATAGTAAAAAGAGAACTCGAAAATATTTCAGAATAA